In the genome of Streptococcus mitis, one region contains:
- the agaS gene encoding tagatose-6-phosphate ketose isomerase, with translation MLHYTKEDLLELGAEITTREIYQQPDVWKEAFESYQAKREEIVAFLQGIADKHDYIKVILTGAGTSAYVGDTLAPYFKEVYDERKWNFNAIATTDIVANPETYLKKDVATVLVSFARSGNSPESVATVDLAKALVDELYQVTITCAADGKLALQAHGDDRNLLLLQPAASNDAGFAMTSSFTSMMLTALLVFDPTEFAVKAERFEVVSSLARKILDKAEDVKELVDLDFNRVIYLGAGPFFGLAHEAQLKILELTAGQVATMYESPVGFRHGPKSLINEDTVVLVFGTTTDYTRKYDLDLVREVAGDQIARRVVLLSDQAFGLENVKEVALGCGGVLNDIYRVFPYIVYAQLFALLTSLKVENKPDTPSPTGTVNRVVQGVIIHEYQK, from the coding sequence ATGCTACATTATACAAAAGAAGACTTACTCGAATTGGGTGCAGAAATCACTACACGTGAAATCTACCAACAACCTGATGTATGGAAAGAAGCTTTTGAATCTTATCAAGCAAAACGTGAAGAAATTGTAGCCTTCCTACAAGGGATTGCTGATAAACATGACTATATCAAGGTTATCTTGACAGGTGCTGGGACTTCTGCTTATGTGGGAGATACCTTGGCACCTTACTTTAAGGAAGTTTATGACGAACGCAAATGGAATTTCAATGCTATTGCGACAACAGATATCGTTGCCAATCCAGAAACTTACTTGAAAAAAGATGTGGCGACTGTCCTTGTATCTTTTGCTCGTAGTGGGAACTCGCCTGAAAGTGTGGCGACTGTTGATTTGGCAAAAGCCTTGGTGGATGAGCTTTATCAAGTGACGATTACGTGTGCGGCAGATGGTAAATTGGCTCTTCAAGCTCATGGAGATGACCGTAATCTCTTGCTTTTGCAACCAGCTGCTTCTAATGATGCTGGCTTTGCCATGACTTCTAGCTTTACGTCTATGATGTTAACAGCTCTCTTGGTCTTTGATCCTACAGAATTTGCTGTTAAAGCTGAACGTTTTGAAGTTGTATCTAGTCTTGCCCGTAAAATTCTAGACAAGGCAGAAGATGTCAAAGAGCTTGTTGATTTAGACTTTAACCGTGTCATCTATCTAGGCGCTGGTCCTTTCTTTGGACTTGCTCATGAAGCTCAGCTCAAGATTTTGGAACTAACTGCTGGTCAAGTTGCGACTATGTATGAAAGCCCAGTCGGCTTCCGTCACGGTCCAAAATCTCTTATCAACGAAGATACAGTTGTTTTGGTCTTTGGTACAACAACAGACTACACTCGCAAGTACGACTTGGACTTGGTTCGTGAAGTTGCGGGTGATCAGATTGCTCGTCGTGTTGTGCTTTTGAGTGATCAAGCTTTTGGTCTTGAAAATGTCAAAGAAGTTGCCCTTGGTTGTGGCGGTGTCTTGAATGATATTTACCGTGTCTTCCCATACATCGTTTATGCCCAACTCTTTGCCCTATTAACTTCACTCAAGGTAGAAAATAAACCTGATACACCGTCTCCTACAGGTACCGTAAACCGTGTGGTACAAGGTGTTATCATTCACGAATATCAAAAGTAA
- a CDS encoding PTS mannose transporter subunit IIAB produces MTIVGCRIDGRLIHGQVANLWAGKLNVSRIMVVDDEVVNNDVEKSGLKLATPPGVKLSILPIEKAAANILAGKYDSQRLFIVARKPDRFLGLVEAGVPLETLNVGNMSQTPETRAITRSINVVDKDVEDFHKLAEKGVKLTAQMVPNDPISDFLSLLK; encoded by the coding sequence ATGACAATTGTAGGATGCCGTATCGATGGACGTTTGATCCACGGACAAGTAGCCAATCTTTGGGCTGGGAAACTAAATGTTTCACGTATTATGGTTGTAGATGACGAAGTTGTCAACAACGACGTTGAAAAGAGTGGTTTGAAACTTGCGACACCACCAGGTGTAAAATTGAGTATTTTGCCAATTGAGAAAGCGGCAGCCAATATTCTTGCTGGTAAATACGATAGCCAACGTCTCTTTATCGTGGCTCGTAAACCAGACCGTTTCCTTGGTTTGGTAGAAGCAGGTGTACCACTTGAAACCCTTAATGTTGGGAATATGTCTCAAACACCAGAAACTCGCGCTATCACACGTTCTATCAACGTAGTGGATAAGGATGTGGAAGATTTCCACAAATTGGCAGAAAAAGGTGTTAAACTTACTGCTCAAATGGTTCCAAATGATCCAATTTCAGACTTTTTGAGCTTATTAAAATAG
- a CDS encoding beta-N-acetylhexosaminidase: MKQEKQQRFSIRKYAVGAASVLIGFAFQAQAVAADGVTPTTESQSTIHTVSDSPQASENLTTEETPKAELQPETPKTVETETPATDKVANLPKTEEKTQEEVSPTPSDKEEVVTPTSVEKEAADKKAEEASPKKEEQKEANSKESDTDKTDKSEADKDKPAKKDETKAEADKPATEAGKERAATQNEKLAKRKIVSIDAGRKYFSPEQLKEIIDKAKEYGYTDLHLLVGNDGLRFMLDDMSMKVGDKTYSSDDVKRAIENGTNAYYNDPNGNHLTESQMTDLINYAKDKGIGVIPTVNSPGHMDAMLHAMKELGIENPNFDYFGKKSERTVDLNNKQAVDFTKTLIDKYAHYFSNKSEIFNIGLDEYANDATDAKGWSVLQADKYYPNEGYPEKGYEKFISYANDLARIVKSHGLKPMAFNDGIYYNSDTSFGSFDKDIIVSMWTGGWGGYDVASSKLLAEKGHQILNTNDAWYYVLGRNADSQGWYNLDQGLNGIKNTPITSVPKTEGADVPFIGGMVAAWADTPSARYSPSRLFKLMRHFANANAEYFAADYQSAEQALKEIPADLKRYTTESVNAVKEAEKAIRSLDSNLSRAQQDTIDQAIAKLQEAISQLIFTPEAQKEEDAKRELEKLNKNKVISIDAGRKYFSLDQLKRIVDKASELGYSDAHLLLGNDGLRFLLDDMTITANGKTYASDDVKKAIIEGTKAYYDDPNGTALTQAEVTELVQYAKEKGIGLIPAINSPGHMDAMLVAMEKLGIKNPQANFDKVSKTTMDLENQEALNFTKALIGKYMDYFADKSKIFNYGTDEYANDATNAQGWYYLKWYGLYNKFADYSNSLAAMAKERGLQPMAFNDGFYYEDKDDVQFDKDVLISYWSKGWWGYNLASPQYLASKGYKFLNTNGDWYYVLGNHKPDEAYPLSKAIENSGKVPFNQLASTKYPEVDLPTVGSMLAIWADKPSAEYKEEEIFKLMTAFADHNKDYFRANYNTLRELLAKIPTNLDGYSAESLAALKAAKDGLNLNLNRSKQAELDALVDKLKTALKGLKPAATHLGSLDENELAANVENRPELLVKTEEIPFEVIKKDNPNLPAGQEKVVKAGVLGERTSYISVLTENGKSTETVLDSQVTKEAVNQVVEVGAPVTHKGDESGLAATSDAKPRLDVQEEEIPFTTITRETNQLPKGQSRVLTEGVNGRISHFYSVTTAADGTEVRTLVTSVVAQEAVTQVVEVGTLVTHVGDENGQAAVKEEKPAQEIPSVPTPAVEEKSVLEIPGESAPTTVPAEENKALPQGPAPVATEKKLPETGSHHSAGLVVAGLMTTLAAYGLTKRKED; encoded by the coding sequence ATGAAACAAGAAAAACAACAACGTTTTTCCATTCGTAAATACGCTGTAGGAGCAGCTTCTGTTCTAATTGGATTTGCCTTCCAAGCACAGGCTGTTGCAGCCGATGGAGTTACTCCTACTACAGAAAGCCAATCGACCATCCATACGGTTTCCGATTCCCCTCAAGCATCTGAAAATCTGACTACTGAGGAAACACCTAAAGCAGAGCTTCAACCAGAAACTCCAAAAACTGTAGAAACAGAAACTCCAGCTACTGATAAGGTAGCTAATCTTCCAAAAACAGAGGAAAAAACACAAGAGGAAGTTAGTCCAACTCCTAGTGATAAAGAAGAAGTGGTAACTCCAACTTCTGTTGAAAAAGAAGCTGCCGATAAAAAGGCAGAAGAAGCTAGCCCTAAAAAGGAAGAGCAGAAAGAGGCTAATTCTAAAGAGTCGGATACAGACAAGACTGATAAGTCAGAAGCTGACAAAGATAAACCAGCTAAAAAAGATGAAACGAAAGCAGAAGCTGATAAACCAGCAACAGAGGCAGGAAAGGAACGCGCTGCAACTCAAAATGAAAAATTAGCTAAACGAAAAATCGTTTCAATTGATGCCGGACGTAAATATTTCTCACCTGAGCAGCTCAAAGAAATTATCGACAAAGCTAAAGAATATGGTTACACAGATCTTCATCTCTTGGTAGGTAACGATGGCCTCCGTTTCATGTTGGATGATATGTCTATGAAAGTGGGCGATAAAACCTACTCTAGTGATGATGTCAAACGCGCCATTGAAAATGGAACAAATGCTTATTACAATGATCCAAATGGTAACCATCTCACTGAAAGTCAGATGACAGATTTGATTAATTATGCCAAAGATAAAGGAATTGGAGTAATTCCAACTGTCAATAGTCCTGGACATATGGATGCTATGCTCCATGCTATGAAAGAACTTGGCATTGAGAATCCTAACTTTGATTATTTTGGTAAAAAATCGGAACGAACTGTTGACTTAAATAATAAACAAGCAGTCGATTTCACAAAAACTCTGATTGACAAATACGCTCACTACTTCTCTAACAAATCTGAAATTTTCAATATTGGACTAGATGAATATGCCAATGATGCGACAGATGCTAAAGGTTGGAGTGTGCTTCAAGCTGATAAATATTATCCAAATGAAGGTTACCCTGAAAAAGGATATGAAAAATTCATCTCTTACGCTAATGACCTCGCTCGTATTGTAAAATCTCACGGTCTCAAACCAATGGCCTTTAACGACGGTATCTACTACAATAGCGACACAAGCTTTGGTAGTTTTGACAAAGATATCATCGTTTCTATGTGGACTGGTGGTTGGGGTGGCTACGATGTTGCTTCTTCTAAACTACTAGCTGAAAAGGGCCACCAAATCCTTAATACCAACGATGCTTGGTACTACGTCCTCGGACGAAATGCTGACAGCCAAGGTTGGTACAATCTCGATCAGGGGCTCAATGGTATTAAAAATACACCAATCACTTCTGTTCCAAAAACAGAAGGAGCTGATGTTCCATTCATCGGTGGTATGGTAGCCGCTTGGGCTGATACACCATCTGCACGTTATTCCCCATCTCGCCTCTTCAAACTCATGCGTCATTTTGCAAATGCCAACGCTGAATACTTCGCAGCAGACTACCAGTCTGCTGAACAAGCACTGAAAGAAATTCCAGCAGACCTCAAGCGCTACACAACAGAAAGCGTTAATGCTGTCAAAGAAGCTGAAAAAGCAATCCGTTCCCTCGATAGCAACCTAAGCCGTGCTCAACAAGACACGATTGATCAAGCAATCGCAAAACTTCAAGAAGCTATTAGTCAGCTAATCTTCACCCCAGAAGCTCAAAAAGAAGAAGATGCTAAACGCGAACTTGAAAAACTTAATAAGAATAAAGTCATTTCCATCGATGCAGGTCGCAAATACTTCTCTCTAGATCAACTCAAACGTATCGTAGATAAGGCTAGCGAACTCGGCTACTCTGATGCCCATCTCCTTCTAGGAAATGATGGTCTTCGTTTCCTACTCGATGATATGACCATTACTGCCAACGGAAAAACCTATGCTAGTGATGACGTTAAAAAAGCTATTATCGAAGGAACGAAAGCTTACTACGACGATCCAAACGGTACTGCGTTGACACAGGCAGAAGTGACAGAGCTTGTTCAATACGCTAAGGAAAAAGGTATTGGTCTGATTCCAGCTATCAATAGTCCTGGACATATGGATGCCATGCTGGTTGCCATGGAAAAACTCGGCATCAAGAATCCTCAAGCCAACTTTGATAAAGTTTCAAAAACAACCATGGACCTTGAAAATCAAGAAGCCCTTAACTTTACCAAAGCGCTTATCGGTAAGTACATGGATTACTTTGCTGATAAATCAAAGATTTTCAACTATGGTACCGATGAATATGCCAATGATGCGACAAATGCCCAAGGTTGGTACTACCTCAAATGGTATGGACTCTATAACAAGTTCGCAGATTATTCTAACAGCCTAGCTGCTATGGCCAAGGAAAGAGGGCTTCAACCAATGGCCTTCAACGATGGCTTCTACTATGAGGATAAGGACGATGTTCAGTTTGACAAAGATGTCTTGATTTCTTACTGGTCTAAAGGATGGTGGGGCTACAATCTTGCATCACCTCAATACCTCGCAAGCAAGGGCTATAAGTTCTTGAATACAAATGGGGATTGGTACTATGTTTTAGGCAATCACAAACCAGACGAAGCTTATCCTCTTTCAAAAGCAATTGAAAATTCTGGAAAAGTTCCATTCAATCAACTTGCTTCTACCAAATATCCTGAAGTAGACCTTCCAACAGTCGGAAGTATGCTTGCTATCTGGGCAGATAAACCAAGCGCTGAATACAAGGAAGAAGAAATCTTTAAACTCATGACTGCCTTTGCAGACCACAACAAAGACTACTTCCGCGCTAATTATAATACGCTCCGTGAATTATTAGCTAAAATTCCTACAAACTTAGACGGATATAGCGCAGAAAGCCTAGCAGCCCTCAAGGCAGCAAAAGATGGACTCAACCTTAACCTCAACCGCAGCAAACAAGCTGAACTAGACGCACTAGTAGATAAACTAAAGACTGCCCTTAAAGGTCTGAAACCAGCTGCCACTCACTTAGGAAGCCTAGATGAAAATGAACTGGCTGCTAACGTTGAAAACCGACCAGAACTTCTTGTGAAGACAGAAGAAATCCCGTTTGAAGTTATCAAGAAAGACAATCCAAATCTCCCAGCTGGACAAGAAAAAGTTGTCAAAGCTGGAGTTCTAGGTGAACGTACTTCTTACATCTCTGTTCTTACAGAAAATGGGAAATCAACAGAAACCGTTCTTGATAGCCAGGTAACCAAAGAAGCTGTGAACCAAGTTGTTGAAGTTGGTGCTCCTGTAACTCACAAGGGTGATGAAAGTGGTCTTGCAGCAACTAGTGATGCAAAACCTAGACTAGATGTCCAAGAGGAAGAAATTCCATTCACCACCATCACTCGTGAAACCAATCAATTGCCTAAAGGACAATCTCGTGTCTTAACAGAAGGTGTAAACGGTCGTATAAGTCACTTCTATTCTGTAACTACGGCTGCAGACGGAACTGAAGTTAGAACATTGGTTACCAGTGTCGTAGCGCAGGAAGCTGTTACACAAGTAGTCGAAGTCGGAACTCTGGTAACACATGTAGGCGATGAAAACGGACAAGCCGCTGTCAAAGAAGAAAAACCAGCACAAGAAATCCCAAGTGTGCCAACTCCTGCGGTAGAAGAAAAATCAGTACTAGAGATTCCAGGCGAATCGGCTCCAACAACTGTTCCTGCTGAGGAAAACAAAGCTCTTCCTCAAGGTCCAGCTCCTGTAGCCACAGAGAAAAAACTTCCTGAAACAGGAAGTCACCATTCTGCAGGACTAGTAGTCGCAGGACTCATGACCACACTAGCAGCCTACGGACTCACTAAAAGAAAAGAAGACTAA
- a CDS encoding PTS fructose transporter subunit IIC produces MIQWWQILLLTLYSAYQICDELTIVSSAGSPVFAGFITGLIMGDVTTGLLIGGNLQLFVLGVGTFGGASRIDATSGAVLATAFSVSQGIDTALAITTIAVPVAALLTYFDVLGRMTTTFFAHRVDAAIERFDYKGIERNYLLGAIPWALSRALPVFFALAFGGAFVQSVVDLVEAYKWVADGLTLAGRMLPGLGFAILLRYLPVKRNLHYLAMGFGLTAMLTVLYSYVTGLGGAVAGIVGTLPKDVAEKIGFVNNFKGLSMIGISIVGIFLAVLHFKNSQKVAVAAPSTPSESGEIEDDEF; encoded by the coding sequence ATGATACAATGGTGGCAAATTTTACTTCTCACTTTGTACTCAGCTTATCAAATCTGTGATGAGTTGACGATCGTTTCATCTGCAGGTTCCCCTGTATTTGCTGGTTTCATTACTGGTTTAATTATGGGAGATGTGACTACTGGTCTGCTTATCGGTGGTAACTTGCAATTGTTCGTTCTTGGGGTTGGTACCTTCGGTGGTGCTTCTCGTATCGACGCAACTTCTGGTGCGGTTCTTGCGACAGCCTTCTCTGTTTCACAAGGAATTGATACAGCACTTGCGATTACAACAATCGCTGTGCCAGTAGCAGCTCTCTTGACTTACTTCGACGTTCTTGGACGTATGACAACTACTTTCTTCGCTCACCGTGTGGATGCTGCAATCGAACGCTTTGACTATAAAGGTATCGAACGCAACTACCTACTTGGTGCGATTCCTTGGGCTTTATCTCGTGCCCTTCCAGTCTTCTTCGCGCTTGCCTTTGGTGGTGCCTTTGTACAATCAGTAGTAGACTTAGTTGAAGCCTACAAATGGGTTGCGGATGGTTTGACACTTGCAGGTCGTATGCTTCCAGGTCTTGGATTTGCAATCTTGCTTCGTTACCTTCCAGTTAAACGTAACCTTCACTATCTTGCAATGGGATTTGGTTTGACAGCTATGTTGACTGTTCTTTACTCATATGTAACAGGTCTTGGTGGCGCTGTTGCTGGTATCGTAGGTACTCTACCGAAAGATGTTGCTGAAAAAATTGGTTTCGTGAACAACTTCAAAGGTTTGTCTATGATCGGTATCTCTATCGTAGGTATCTTCCTTGCAGTGCTTCACTTCAAAAATAGCCAAAAAGTAGCTGTAGCAGCACCTTCTACACCATCAGAAAGTGGGGAAATCGAAGATGACGAATTCTAA
- a CDS encoding PTS fructose transporter subunit IID, translating into MTNSNYKLTKEDFNQINKRSLFTFQLGWNYERMQASGYLYMILPQLRKMYGDGTPELKEMMKVHTQFFNTSPFFHTIIAGFDLAMEEKDGVGSKDAVNGIKTGLMGPFAPLGDTIFGSLVPAIMGSIAATMAIAGQPWGIFLWIAVAVAYDIFRWKQLEFAYKEGVNLINNMQSTLTALIDAASVLGVFMMGALVATMINFEISYKWAIGEKMIDFQDILNSIFPRLLPAIFTAFIFWLLGKKGMNSTKAIGIIIALALALSAFGKFVLGMGA; encoded by the coding sequence ATGACGAATTCTAATTACAAACTTACAAAAGAAGATTTTAATCAAATCAACAAACGTAGCTTGTTTACTTTCCAATTAGGTTGGAACTACGAACGTATGCAAGCTTCTGGTTACCTTTACATGATTTTGCCTCAATTGCGTAAAATGTATGGGGATGGAACTCCTGAATTGAAAGAAATGATGAAAGTTCATACTCAATTCTTCAATACTTCACCATTCTTCCATACCATTATCGCTGGTTTTGACCTTGCCATGGAAGAAAAAGATGGTGTAGGTTCAAAAGATGCCGTTAACGGTATCAAGACAGGTTTGATGGGACCATTCGCTCCTCTTGGAGATACAATCTTTGGTTCCCTTGTACCTGCTATCATGGGGTCAATCGCAGCAACTATGGCTATCGCTGGCCAACCATGGGGTATCTTCCTTTGGATCGCAGTTGCAGTAGCGTATGACATCTTCCGTTGGAAACAGTTGGAATTTGCCTACAAAGAAGGGGTTAACCTTATCAACAACATGCAAAGTACTTTGACAGCTTTGATTGACGCTGCATCTGTACTTGGTGTCTTCATGATGGGTGCTCTTGTAGCAACAATGATCAACTTTGAAATTTCTTACAAATGGGCAATCGGTGAGAAAATGATTGACTTCCAAGACATCTTGAACTCAATCTTCCCACGCTTGCTTCCAGCAATCTTTACTGCCTTTATCTTCTGGTTGCTTGGTAAGAAAGGTATGAACTCTACTAAAGCTATCGGTATTATTATCGCACTTGCCTTGGCTCTATCTGCCTTTGGTAAATTTGTACTTGGAATGGGCGCATAA
- a CDS encoding beta-galactosidase gives MTRFEIRDDFYLDGKPFKILSGAIHYFRIPPEDWSHSLYNLKALGFNTVETYVAWNLHEPREGEFNFEGALDLERFLQIAQDLGLYAIVRPSPFICAEWEFGGLPAWLLTKDMRIRSSDPAYIEAVGRYYDQLLSRLVPHLLDKGGNILMMQVENEYGSYGEDKAYLRAIRHLMEERGVTCPLFTSDGPWRATLKAGTLIEDDLFVTGNFGSKAPYNFSQMQEFFDEHGKKWPLMCMEFWDGWFNRWKEPIITRDPKELADAVREVLEQGSINLYMFHGGTNFGFMNGCSARGTLDLPQVTSYDYDALLDEEGNPTAKYLAVKKMMATHFPEYPQLEPLYKESMELDAIPLVEKVSLFETLDSLSSPVESLYPKKMEELGQSYGYLLYRTETNWDAEEERLRIIDGRDRAQLYVDGQWVETQYQTEIGEDIFYQGEKKALSRLDILIENMGRVNYGHKFLADTQRKGIRTGVCKDLHFLLNWKHYPLPLDNPEKIDFSKGWTEGQPAFYAYDFTVEEPKDTYLDLSEFGKGVAFVNGQNLGRFWNVGPTLSLYIPHSYLKEGANRIIIFETEGEYKEEIHLTRKPTLKHIKGENL, from the coding sequence ATGACACGATTTGAGATTAGGGACGATTTCTATTTAGATGGAAAACCGTTCAAGATTCTGTCCGGCGCCATTCATTATTTTAGGATTCCGCCAGAAGATTGGTCTCATTCGCTCTACAACTTGAAGGCTCTTGGTTTTAACACGGTAGAGACTTACGTTGCTTGGAATCTACACGAACCCCGTGAGGGTGAGTTTAACTTTGAAGGAGCTCTGGATTTGGAGAGATTTCTCCAAATAGCACAAGATTTAGGCCTCTATGCTATTGTACGTCCGTCACCATTTATCTGTGCGGAGTGGGAATTTGGTGGTTTACCGGCTTGGCTCTTAACCAAAGATATGAGGATTCGTTCATCAGACCCAGCCTATATTGAAGCTGTCGGTCGCTACTATGACCAGCTCTTGTCACGACTGGTCCCACATTTGTTGGACAAGGGTGGCAATATCCTTATGATGCAGGTTGAAAATGAGTATGGTTCTTACGGAGAAGATAAGGCTTACCTGAGAGCGATTCGACACTTGATGGAAGAGCGTGGCGTAACCTGTCCCCTCTTTACATCAGACGGTCCATGGAGAGCAACTCTGAAAGCTGGAACCTTAATCGAAGATGATCTCTTTGTAACAGGGAACTTTGGTTCTAAGGCACCTTACAACTTTTCACAGATGCAGGAATTCTTTGATGAGCATGGCAAGAAATGGCCACTCATGTGTATGGAGTTCTGGGATGGTTGGTTCAACCGTTGGAAAGAACCGATTATCACACGGGATCCAAAAGAATTGGCAGATGCAGTTCGAGAGGTTTTGGAACAAGGCTCCATCAATCTGTACATGTTCCATGGTGGTACAAACTTTGGCTTCATGAATGGTTGCTCAGCTCGAGGAACTTTGGACTTGCCACAAGTTACATCGTATGACTACGACGCTCTTCTTGATGAAGAAGGAAATCCAACTGCCAAATATCTGGCAGTTAAGAAGATGATGGCAACACATTTCCCAGAGTATCCGCAGTTGGAACCACTCTACAAAGAGAGTATGGAGTTGGATGCTATTCCACTGGTTGAAAAAGTTTCCTTGTTTGAAACCTTAGATAGCTTGTCTAGTCCAGTAGAAAGTCTCTATCCTAAAAAGATGGAGGAGTTGGGACAAAGTTATGGCTACTTACTCTATCGAACAGAAACAAACTGGGATGCAGAAGAAGAAAGACTTCGTATCATTGATGGTCGAGATAGAGCCCAGCTTTATGTCGATGGTCAGTGGGTTGAAACCCAATATCAGACAGAAATTGGGGAAGATATTTTCTATCAAGGAGAAAAGAAAGCGCTGTCTAGATTGGATATCTTGATAGAAAATATGGGGCGTGTCAACTATGGTCACAAGTTCTTAGCGGATACGCAACGTAAGGGAATTCGGACAGGGGTTTGTAAGGATTTGCATTTCTTACTAAACTGGAAACACTATCCACTCCCACTAGATAATCCTGAGAAAATTGATTTTTCAAAAGGATGGACAGAAGGACAACCAGCCTTTTACGCTTATGACTTTACAGTCGAGGAGCCGAAAGATACTTACCTAGACTTGTCTGAGTTTGGTAAGGGAGTTGCCTTTGTCAATGGGCAAAATCTAGGACGTTTTTGGAATGTCGGCCCAACACTCTCGCTTTATATTCCGCATAGCTATCTCAAGGAAGGTGCCAACCGCATCATTATCTTTGAAACAGAAGGTGAATATAAAGAAGAGATTCATTTAACTCGTAAACCTACACTAAAACATATAAAGGGGGAAAATTTATGA
- a CDS encoding PTS fructose transporter subunit IIA, translating into MIMGPQDNIHAVALLPEDGPEEFTAKFEAAIEGLDDFLVFADLLGGTPCNVVSRLIMEGRDIDLYAGMNLPMVIEFINASLTGADADYKSRAAESIVKVNDLLAGFDDDEDE; encoded by the coding sequence ATGATCATGGGTCCACAAGACAATATTCATGCAGTGGCTCTTCTTCCAGAAGATGGCCCAGAAGAATTTACTGCAAAATTTGAAGCTGCTATTGAAGGATTGGATGATTTCCTAGTCTTTGCGGATCTTCTCGGTGGAACACCATGTAACGTGGTAAGTCGTTTGATTATGGAAGGTCGTGATATTGACCTTTACGCAGGGATGAATCTTCCAATGGTGATTGAATTTATCAATGCGAGTCTTACAGGCGCAGATGCGGACTATAAGAGCCGTGCTGCAGAAAGCATCGTGAAAGTCAATGACCTGTTAGCGGGCTTCGATGATGACGAAGATGAATAA
- a CDS encoding GntR family transcriptional regulator has product MAIPKYQYIKDELKNKIISGQFASGDKFYTEAELIAMYDVSSITVVRALNDLAKDGYIVRQQGKGTFVSRARKHKLVEFSDVEVFETKDDKVTVLSIERGNKLNYLEKLGLRGDQFYYKIERVRETNGVAYIYHTSYIPEQYINANYPNLEYYSSIYNRFKSDYHIHMNDEHFEEINEIAFPTPEHAASVLGVDEQFPTVLQTKTTKLESTGQVLAYSETYKRADYYKIKFISCDRDH; this is encoded by the coding sequence ATGGCAATTCCAAAATATCAATATATAAAAGATGAATTAAAGAACAAAATCATCTCTGGGCAATTTGCAAGTGGAGATAAATTTTACACTGAAGCTGAATTGATTGCAATGTATGATGTTAGTTCTATCACAGTTGTCCGTGCCTTAAACGACCTTGCCAAAGATGGTTATATTGTCCGCCAACAAGGAAAGGGTACATTCGTTTCACGCGCACGCAAACACAAACTCGTAGAGTTTTCAGATGTAGAAGTTTTTGAAACTAAAGATGATAAGGTGACCGTCCTTTCTATTGAACGCGGAAATAAACTAAACTACTTGGAAAAACTTGGATTACGTGGTGATCAGTTCTACTACAAGATTGAACGTGTCCGCGAAACAAATGGTGTCGCATACATCTACCACACATCATATATCCCAGAACAATACATCAACGCAAATTATCCAAATCTTGAATATTATAGTTCTATCTATAACCGTTTCAAATCAGATTACCACATTCACATGAATGATGAACATTTTGAAGAAATCAATGAAATAGCATTTCCAACTCCAGAACATGCGGCTTCGGTCCTCGGAGTCGATGAGCAATTCCCAACCGTTTTACAAACCAAGACTACTAAGCTAGAGTCTACTGGTCAAGTTCTCGCTTACAGCGAAACTTATAAACGAGCGGATTATTACAAAATCAAATTCATTTCATGTGACCGTGATCACTAA